Part of the Sodalinema gerasimenkoae IPPAS B-353 genome is shown below.
GCCCCATCGGACCGATGAGGAATTGCCGAAGTTGTTTGAACAAGCTGAAGAGTTTACGACGGTTCAATAGTTACCGTATGGCGAAGGATGCCCCTAGGGATAAGTGCGTCACTAGGGGCATTTGGGTTAATGAATTTGGAAAGTTTGTCACTTTTAGAGGGTTAACCATGAATGTTAGAGCGATTATTGAGTGGGATGAAGTCTCTCAGTTATATTCGGCAACTTGTCCAGAGTTAAACTTTGTCTCGTCGTTTGGAGAAAGTCGTGACGAGGCGATCGCACAGCTTAAGGATGCGATCGCTCTCATGTTAGAGCCAATCCCAGATGAATTTTTGGAAACTCAAAACCCTCAAGATGTTGTAGAACTGGCGCTTTGAAAATTCCATGCCAAGATATCCTCGATTGACGGCAAAGCAGGTCATTAGAAAATTAAAAACAGCCGGGTTTCTTGAAGTTTCTCAGACTGGCTCTCACCTGAAGTTGTTCAACCCCAAAAGCCGACAGACAGCTATTATTCCAATTCATAGTAAAAAAAACATACCTATTGGAACATTGAAAGCCATTGAAAAACAAGCAGATATTAAATTAACAGAACTATAAATGTAGCGACTGTCTCAACAATTGAGACAGCCGCTACGGCAAGAATATCCCCGGGTCAACTTAAATCGCTAATCTGGGTATTAACTTGCGACTTGTTCCGGTGTCTCTGAGACAGCTTTGGTTTTCTCCTCAATGGAACTCATCAAGGATTCATAGGGTTGAATAAACTTGTCAATCCCTTCCTCAATCAATTCTGCCATCACCGAGTCCAGGTTAATCTGGATATCGGGGTGGTTGAGATGTGCAATCACTTGATAGGCCCCTTTCACATCCCGATGAACCGTATCCGGTTGCGGTTGACCGTGGTCTGCGAAGGCCTCTAGGGTACTGGGGGGAATGGTGTTGACGGTGTTGTCTGCCACCAGTTCCTCGACGTACATGACATCGCTGTAGTCGGGGTTCTTGGTACTGGTACTGGCCCAGAGGAGTCGTTGGGGACTTGCACCGTGTTCGGCTAACGCTTGCCAGCGATCGCTGCTGAAAATGTCTTCATAGGCTTGATAGGCAATCTTGGCATTGGCGATCGCCACCTTCCATCATGTTAGAGCCAATCCCAGAGGTAACAGTCTAGAACGGCAGCAAGATTTCTCGACGACTTTGCTAGACATTAACACTGGGGGAGGGCGAACGGCCGTTTGCCCCTACAAGTTGCTAACTTGCGACTTGTTCCGGTGTCTCGGTGACAGCTTTGGTTTTCTCTTCGATGGAACTCATCAAGGATTCATAGGGTTGAATAAACTTGTCAATCCCTTCCTCAATTAATTCTGCCATCACCGAGTCCAGGTTAATCTGGATATCGGGGTGGTTGAGATGTTCAATCACTTGATAGGCCCCTTTCACATCCCGATGAACTGTATCGGGTTGCGGTTGACCGTGGTCTGCGAAGGCGTCTAAGGTACTCGGGGGAATCGTGTTCACGGTGTTGTCCGCCACCAGTTCCTCAACGTACATCACATCGCTGTAGTCGGGGTTTTTGGTGCTGGTACTGGCCCAGAGGAGGCGTTGGGGACTGGCTCCTTTCTCAGCCAGGGCCTGCCAGCGATCGCTGTTGAAAATCTCTTCATAGGCTTGATAGGCAATCTTAGCATTGGCGATCGCCACCTTCCCTTTAATAGAGTTGATCAATTCAGCATCTGCCCCGGCTTCGAGGCGCTCATCCAAGGCATCATCCACCTTACTGTCAATGCGGCTGAGGAAGAAACTGGCCACCGAGGCGATGTTATCCACCGGC
Proteins encoded:
- a CDS encoding transaldolase family protein translates to MAIANAKIAYQAYEDIFSSDRWQALAEHGASPQRLLWASTSTKNPDYSDVMYVEELVADNTVNTIPPSTLEAFADHGQPQPDTVHRDVKGAYQVIAHLNHPDIQINLDSVMAELIEEGIDKFIQPYESLMSSIEEKTKAVSETPEQVAS
- the tal gene encoding transaldolase → MSNENLQKLADYGQSIWMDNLNRSAIESGELTSQIDSLNLRGITSNPSIFEKAIIGNQVYDGDIRTGVEAEKSPEQIYESLIFEDIRNACDIFRPIYDETNGKDGYISIEVSPHLARNMKDTLAEARRFNNVVDRPNVMIKIPGTLEGFAAIEQAIADGINVNVTLLFAVEDYKQAAWAYIRGLETRVQNGQPVDNIASVASFFLSRIDSKVDDALDERLEAGADAELINSIKGKVAIANAKIAYQAYEEIFNSDRWQALAEKGASPQRLLWASTSTKNPDYSDVMYVEELVADNTVNTIPPSTLDAFADHGQPQPDTVHRDVKGAYQVIEHLNHPDIQINLDSVMAELIEEGIDKFIQPYESLMSSIEEKTKAVTETPEQVAS
- a CDS encoding type II toxin-antitoxin system HicA family toxin, whose amino-acid sequence is MPRYPRLTAKQVIRKLKTAGFLEVSQTGSHLKLFNPKSRQTAIIPIHSKKNIPIGTLKAIEKQADIKLTEL
- a CDS encoding type II toxin-antitoxin system HicB family antitoxin; the encoded protein is MNVRAIIEWDEVSQLYSATCPELNFVSSFGESRDEAIAQLKDAIALMLEPIPDEFLETQNPQDVVELAL